Genomic segment of Rhodococcus sp. W8901:
ATGGTCGAGCCATCCGCCCGTCGATTCCGGTAGACCGGTCCAGGGCAGAAAAGGTCGATGCCCGCTACGCCACCGCGCACATGCCGATGGTCAGCCGTGTCGAACACAGACTGGACGCGCCAACCACGTCCGGCTGATTCGCTCGCGCCCGGCAACTCCACGGGTGCTTCTCTTCTTCGGGCTTCGACGCCGCACCGGATCCCGGACACCCTGCCACTTCGCCCCTCAGAACCGTGCCATCTATCACTGAAGATCACAGACACCTTCTTCCGCATTTCAGATGCAGTCCTGTTTGACGATCGCTGAGCGGGACGCTTGTAGTTGACCGCGAAGGATGAGTGCCTCCTGCCCCGGTTAAAGTCGAGCGGGAGTAGCGCGGTCAACCGCGACCTCGCACTCATTGGGGGAGGGCGGGACAGTGGTGGATGCAGAGACTCAGCAGCAGCGGCAGGACCCCCGTGGCCTGCTCCGAGAATGGGCGAACTCATCCGATGAGTGGGTGCGCTACATCGTCCGTCAGGTTCTTAGCTGCGGCGGCCCACTGGGAAGCGACGAAGAAGCCCAGGCATACGCACTGTTTCGGCAAGAGAAGGCCTTCGACGCTCGCGAACTCCCTACCGAGGAGCCGCTGGCGACCCTTGAACGCAAGGATGAGGAAATTGAGCCTCTCACGCTCACCTCACTTTCCGCTGTCACCGGCGTCAACGCCCTAGTAGAGGGCGGGGGCATCTCACCGCATGAGGGGCTGACAATCCTGTTCGGGGAGAATGGAACCGGCAAGACTGGGTATTCTCGGATCTTCAAAGCTCTCGCCGCCAGCCGGACCGCCGATGTGATCCTTGGCAACGTCAGAGAGACAACGCCCCAGGCCAAGTCGGCGCTCGTCGGCTACACACTCGGTTCGGAGTCGAAGACATATACCTGGACAGGTCAACAGGGTGTCGCCCCGTTCACCAGGATGTCGATCTTCGACAGTCCCTCCGTCAGCTTTCACGTCGATGACGACCTTGAGTACGTCTACGTGCCGGCTGCATTGGCGTTGTTCAACCACGTGATCGCCGGTATCAAGTCAGTACAGACTCAAATCGGCCAAGCCGTCCAGGATCTGACGCCTGGCGCCGCTGGGGTTGCGGCTCGGGTCCCTCGCGGCGCCACGGTGTATCCACTCATCGAAACACTCGGAGCAGCCACAGATCTGGAGCAACTGAAAGCGGCGGCTGACGATGATCCAAACGTCGATACCCGCATCGGAAACCTACGCCGCACGGTCGCGGCGCTGGAAGCAGACACAATCAGCGCTGAGATCAAGGTTCAACAGCGAGTCGAACGCATCCTCACCGAGGCATCTGCGGCAGCCTCCGCGATCGCCGATTTCAACGTGTCCGCTTACAACCGCGAACTCGCTACGCTTACCGGGTTTGAAGAGGACTACCGCACCTTCCGCGTGACCTTGTTCGCGGCAGCCGACCTTCCCGCCGAGCCAGATGACACCTGGAGTGCGTTCCTTGAATCCGCTGAGGCGTACAAAGCGCACCTCACCGCCCTGGAAGTGCACGATGCTGAGCGGTGTTTGTACTGTCGACAGCCATTGGGCGATGCTGCGCGATCCCTCATCGGCAAGTACGCCGAGTACCTCGAGGACAAAATCACCACCGAGATTGCCGCTTCGAAAGCTAGGCTGCATGCGCTCACCAACCAAGTCACCTCGATCAAGGTCGGTGACGCCGAGGCCTACGTCAACGACTACGCCGGCGCGGACGACAAGCCGCCTTTTCACGCCGAACTCGACCGTATCCTCGCGTTGATCGTTGGTCTGACTGAGCACGTTCGAGCCGTATCGAACGTCGATCCCACCCTGACTGCGCATGCCGGGATGGACTCCAAGGCGGTTGCAGCCGCGCTAGCAATCACTACACAAGCACTCGGCGAGCTGAGAAATCAGGCCGCCACACGGGCAGAGACGCTCACCGAAAAGAAAAAGGAACTTGTCGAGCTCGAAGCTGCTGCCGAACTCGCAAAGTCGTGGACTGTCATCGAAGCGCACGTACGCGACGCTAAGCAGGCTGAACGACTACTCCTCCTCACCAAGCCCATGCCGGGCCTGTCGCGTTCTGTCACGGGTCTGGCCAAGGCTGCGAGCGACCAGATGATCAATGAGAGCTTCGACACGCTCTTCAGCGAAGAGTGCACAGCCCTCCGCGCACCCGAACTGCAGGTTGAGTTCGTCGGACGTCAGGGTCGCGCACAACGTCGGAAGGTCCTCAGCGGGAAATACAGGCCTTCCGCGGTTCTATCCGAAGGCGAGCAGAAGGTCCTGGCGATGGCGGACTTCCTCGCAGAGGCCCGCCTCACAGGAATTACCGCGCCCGTCATCTTCGACGATCCCGTCTCCAGTCTCGACCACCGACGGATCCACGAAGTCGCGCAGCGCATTGCCTCGCTGGCTGAGACATCGCAGGTGATCGTGTTCACTCACGACATCTTCTTCGCCAGCACGCTGCTTGCGCTCATGGAGTCGTCCAAGCGGTGCTCCTACTTCCAAATCACCGACGAGGATGGAAAGGGGCACGTCACCCGCGCCACCGGCCCCCGGTGGGACAGCCTGAACAACCTCAAGAAGCACATCAACACCACCATCCAGGACGCCAAGACCCAGCACGGCGATGCAAGGGCAGCGCTCGTTCGGACGGGCTACAGCTGGATACGGTCTTGGTGCGAGGTATTCACCGAGACAGAACTCCTCCAGGGCGTCACCCAGCGCTACCAACGTAATGTGCGTATGACC
This window contains:
- a CDS encoding AAA family ATPase → MRYIVRQVLSCGGPLGSDEEAQAYALFRQEKAFDARELPTEEPLATLERKDEEIEPLTLTSLSAVTGVNALVEGGGISPHEGLTILFGENGTGKTGYSRIFKALAASRTADVILGNVRETTPQAKSALVGYTLGSESKTYTWTGQQGVAPFTRMSIFDSPSVSFHVDDDLEYVYVPAALALFNHVIAGIKSVQTQIGQAVQDLTPGAAGVAARVPRGATVYPLIETLGAATDLEQLKAAADDDPNVDTRIGNLRRTVAALEADTISAEIKVQQRVERILTEASAAASAIADFNVSAYNRELATLTGFEEDYRTFRVTLFAAADLPAEPDDTWSAFLESAEAYKAHLTALEVHDAERCLYCRQPLGDAARSLIGKYAEYLEDKITTEIAASKARLHALTNQVTSIKVGDAEAYVNDYAGADDKPPFHAELDRILALIVGLTEHVRAVSNVDPTLTAHAGMDSKAVAAALAITTQALGELRNQAATRAETLTEKKKELVELEAAAELAKSWTVIEAHVRDAKQAERLLLLTKPMPGLSRSVTGLAKAASDQMINESFDTLFSEECTALRAPELQVEFVGRQGRAQRRKVLSGKYRPSAVLSEGEQKVLAMADFLAEARLTGITAPVIFDDPVSSLDHRRIHEVAQRIASLAETSQVIVFTHDIFFASTLLALMESSKRCSYFQITDEDGKGHVTRATGPRWDSLNNLKKHINTTIQDAKTQHGDARAALVRTGYSWIRSWCEVFTETELLQGVTQRYQRNVRMTNLAKIKPGALPAAIETVNRIFEDACRYIDGHSQPLPTLNVSPTLAGLEAHWAELAQARESYSAAID